One Verrucomicrobiota bacterium genomic window carries:
- a CDS encoding sulfatase: MKPLLNLLVILFLTPLAALNAADAAKPKPNIVFIISDDQGAGDYGFMGHPQVQTPHLDKLAAQSLAFPRGFVPTSVCCPSLATIITGLYPHQHKVTANDPPQSPGTTAKGGRGSTAELTAQWNGLLDKVPTLPRLLANAGYLSFQTGKWWHGDFTRGGFTHGMSQGSRHGDAGLTIGREDMKPIYDFIAESRKQQKPFFVWYAPFMPHTPHTPPERLFKKYAAKTASPHVARYWAMCEWFDETCGELLGHLEREKLAENTIVIYVTDNGWIQSPTAAAFAPKNKTTPFDAGHRTPILVRWPAQVKPAKFTALASSIDLVPTVLAALQLPAPKELRGINLLDAKAVETRHHVFGEDFTIRSLTLDDASANVLWRWATDGRWRLVLPRTFEAAGSLKTIPPDKYLKPDLIATLEAAQPMLYDLESDPKEETNVASKHPDIVAALRDKLDAHWTPKPSPK; this comes from the coding sequence ATGAAACCGCTGCTCAACCTCCTGGTAATCCTTTTTCTCACGCCGCTCGCCGCGCTGAACGCCGCCGATGCTGCGAAGCCTAAGCCCAACATCGTCTTCATCATCTCGGACGATCAGGGAGCCGGTGATTATGGCTTCATGGGGCATCCGCAGGTGCAGACGCCGCATCTCGACAAGCTCGCTGCGCAGAGCCTCGCTTTTCCGCGCGGTTTTGTGCCGACGAGCGTTTGTTGTCCGAGTCTCGCGACCATCATCACCGGGCTTTATCCGCATCAGCACAAGGTCACCGCCAACGATCCGCCGCAGTCGCCGGGCACGACGGCCAAAGGCGGGCGTGGCTCCACCGCCGAGCTGACCGCGCAGTGGAATGGCTTGCTCGACAAGGTGCCCACGCTGCCACGCTTGCTCGCGAACGCGGGTTACTTGAGTTTTCAAACGGGCAAGTGGTGGCACGGCGATTTCACGCGCGGTGGTTTCACGCACGGCATGTCGCAGGGCTCCCGCCACGGCGATGCGGGGCTCACCATTGGCCGCGAGGACATGAAGCCGATCTACGATTTCATCGCCGAATCGCGGAAGCAGCAGAAACCCTTCTTCGTGTGGTATGCGCCGTTCATGCCGCACACACCGCACACGCCTCCGGAGCGTCTGTTTAAGAAGTATGCCGCCAAGACCGCCTCACCGCACGTCGCGCGCTACTGGGCCATGTGTGAGTGGTTTGACGAAACCTGCGGCGAACTGCTCGGCCATCTCGAGCGCGAGAAACTCGCCGAGAACACCATCGTCATCTACGTGACCGACAACGGCTGGATCCAATCGCCCACCGCCGCCGCCTTCGCGCCGAAGAACAAGACGACGCCGTTCGACGCCGGGCATCGCACGCCCATCCTCGTGCGCTGGCCCGCTCAAGTGAAGCCAGCCAAGTTCACCGCGCTGGCTTCTTCCATCGACCTCGTGCCCACCGTGCTCGCCGCGCTTCAGCTGCCCGCTCCGAAAGAGCTCCGCGGCATCAATCTGCTCGACGCCAAGGCTGTCGAAACGCGCCACCATGTGTTTGGTGAGGATTTCACGATCCGTTCACTCACGCTCGACGATGCGAGCGCGAATGTGCTGTGGCGCTGGGCCACCGATGGTCGCTGGCGGCTCGTTCTGCCGCGCACCTTTGAAGCCGCGGGCTCGCTCAAAACCATCCCGCCGGACAAATACCTGAAGCCGGATCTCATCGCCACGCTCGAAGCCGCCCAACCCATGCTCTACGACTTGGAGTCCGACCCAAAAGAAGAAACCAACGTCGCCAGCAAGCATCCCGACATCGTCGCGGCCCTTCGCGACAAACTTGATGCCCACTGGACACCGAAGCCTTCCCCGAAATGA